In Kiloniellales bacterium, the following proteins share a genomic window:
- a CDS encoding ABC transporter permease: protein MSVFIIRRLMQSGIVVLVMSVLVFFGVNVIGDPVDMLINPEADQEDIEATIRALGLDRPIHEQYWYFLVNALSGDLGKSFIFGEPALKLILQRMPATLELALAALLLSVVIGIPLGVYAGLKPDSWASKSIMAGSILGFSLPTFWVGLMMIMLFAVMLGWLPSTGRGDTVPLLGVPVSFLTWDGLSHLLMPALNLALLKMSLAIRLARAGVREAIHQDYIKFARAKGLRPARIIRVHLLKNILIPVTTVMGLEFGNLIAFSLVTETVFAWPGMGKLIIDSINNLDRPVVVAYLMITVLLFVLINLVVDILYSVLDPRVRLQDIKA, encoded by the coding sequence ATGTCGGTCTTCATCATCCGCAGGCTGATGCAAAGCGGGATCGTCGTCCTGGTGATGTCGGTGCTGGTCTTCTTCGGGGTCAACGTGATCGGCGATCCGGTCGACATGCTGATCAACCCCGAGGCCGACCAGGAGGACATCGAGGCGACGATCCGGGCGCTCGGCCTCGACCGGCCGATCCACGAGCAGTACTGGTACTTTCTCGTGAATGCCCTGAGCGGCGACCTGGGCAAGTCCTTCATCTTCGGCGAGCCGGCCCTGAAGCTCATCCTGCAGCGCATGCCGGCGACCCTGGAGCTTGCCCTTGCCGCCCTGCTGCTGTCGGTGGTCATCGGCATCCCGCTCGGGGTCTACGCCGGGCTCAAGCCCGACTCCTGGGCCAGCAAGTCGATCATGGCCGGCTCGATCCTCGGCTTCAGCCTGCCGACCTTCTGGGTCGGCCTGATGATGATCATGCTCTTCGCGGTCATGCTCGGCTGGCTGCCCTCGACCGGGCGCGGCGACACCGTCCCGCTGCTCGGGGTGCCGGTCAGCTTCCTCACCTGGGACGGCCTGTCGCACCTGCTGATGCCGGCCTTGAACTTGGCGCTGCTAAAGATGTCCCTGGCGATCCGCCTGGCCCGCGCCGGGGTCCGCGAGGCGATCCATCAGGACTACATCAAGTTCGCCCGCGCCAAGGGCCTGCGCCCGGCGCGCATCATCCGGGTCCACCTGCTGAAGAACATCCTGATCCCGGTGACCACGGTCATGGGCCTGGAGTTCGGCAACCTCATCGCCTTCTCCCTGGTGACCGAGACGGTCTTCGCCTGGCCCGGAATGGGGAAGCTGATCATCGATTCCATCAACAACCTCGACCGGCCGGTGGTGGTCGCCTACCTGATGATCACGGTCCTGCTCTTCGTCCTGATCAACCTGGTGGTCGACATCCTCTACTCGGTCCTGGACCCGCGGGTCCGGCTGCAGGACATCAAGGCATGA